From a single Nicotiana tabacum cultivar K326 chromosome 8, ASM71507v2, whole genome shotgun sequence genomic region:
- the LOC107822330 gene encoding vacuolar protein sorting-associated protein 32 homolog 2-like — MFRLLGKPKEEPNILATLEKLNEHLEDLEKKEKVFLKKVSAEVEKAKEFTKAKNKRAAIQCLKRKKLYEQEIERLGSSQLRIHDQMIILESAKATTETLDALRISAATMKAMQKAMKIDDVDKTMDEINEQTEKIKQIQEALTTPIGSAADFDEDELEAELEELESDELEEQLLQPATAASAATGAVAAGKQPARPIPQNRAAEDDELAALQAEMAL; from the exons ATGTTTAGGTTACTTGGGAAACCCAAGGAGGAACCAAATATTCTTGCAACTCTTGAAAAGTTAAATGAG CATTTAGAGGATCTCGAGAAGAAAGAGAAAGTATTCTTGAAGAAGGTTTCTGCGGAGGTTGAAAAGGCCAAAGAGTTTACAAAAGCTAAGAATAAGAGAG CGGCTATTCAATGTTTGAAGAGGAAGAAGCTTTATGAGCAGGAAATTGAAAGACTTGGCAGTTCCCAACTTCGCATTCATGATCAG ATGATAATATTAGAAAGTGCTAAAGCTACAACTGAAACTCTTGATGCTTTGAGAATCTCAGCCGCTACAATGAAAGCAATGCAAAAAGCAAT GAAAATTGATGATGTGGACAAGACAATGGACGAAATAAATGAACAAACTGAGAAAATAAAGCAAATACAGGAGGCTTTGACCACTCCTATTGGTTCAGCAGCTGACTTTGATGAG GATGAATTGGAAGCAGAACTTGAAGAATTGGAAAGTGATGAATTGGAAGAGCAGTTGCTTCAACCAGCAACTGCAGCCTCTGCTGCGACAGGGGCTGTCGCAGCAGGGAAGCAACCTGCTCGGCCTATTCCTCAAAATCGCGCTGCTGAAGACGATGAACTTGCTGCTTTACAAGCAGAGATGGCTCTTTGA
- the LOC107822328 gene encoding meiotic nuclear division protein 1 homolog isoform X2, with translation MSKKRGLSLDEKREKMLQIFYDSQDFFLLKELEKLGPKKGVISQSVKDVIQSLVDDDLVFKDKIGTSVYFWSLPSCAGNQLRNVTIKLETDLQTNKKRHAELVEQCKALKKGREESDAREEALHELKAIEQKHNELKEELAQYADNDPATLEAMKKAIEVAHSAANRWTDNIFTLRQWCSNNFPQAKEQLDHLYNEVQSKIHRKNHEFVYTGL, from the exons ATG TCGAAGAAAAGAGGTCTTTCATTGGATGAGAAACGAGAGAAAATGCTGCAGATCTTTTATGATTCACAAGATTTCTTCCTC CTCAAGGAACTTGAAAAGTTGGGTCCTAAAAAAGGTGTTATCAGCCAGTCAGTGAAAGATGTCATCCAATCTTTGGTGGACGATGACCTTGTGTTTAAAGACAAGATAGGGacctct GTATACTTTTGGAGCCTGCCAAGTTGTGCTGGGAACCAG CTGAGAAATGTAACTATAAAGCTTGAGACTGATCTCCAGACCAATAAAAAGCGGCATGCTGAACTTGTTGAACAATGCAAGGCTTTGAAAAAGGGACGGGAAGAATCT GATGCACGAGAAGAGGCCTTGCATGAGCTGAAAGCTATTGAACAGAAACACAATGAACTTAAG GAAGAGTTGGCGCAGTATGCAGACAATGATCCCGCTACCCTTGAAGCAATGA AGAAGGCAATTGAAGTTGCCCATTCAGCAGCTAATAGATGGACAG ATAACATCTTCACTTTGAGACAATGGTGTTCCAATAATTTTCCCCAAGCAAAAGAGCAACTTGATCACCTATACAATGAGGTACAAAGCAAAATCCATAGGAAGAACCATGAGTTTGTTTATACAGGATTGTGA
- the LOC107822328 gene encoding meiotic nuclear division protein 1 homolog isoform X1 produces MSKKRGLSLDEKREKMLQIFYDSQDFFLLKELEKLGPKKGVISQSVKDVIQSLVDDDLVFKDKIGTSVYFWSLPSCAGNQLRNVTIKLETDLQTNKKRHAELVEQCKALKKGREESDAREEALHELKAIEQKHNELKEELAQYADNDPATLEAMKKAIEVAHSAANRWTDNIFTLRQWCSNNFPQAKEQLDHLYNEVGITDDFDYFELPAVVPLPVTNGEL; encoded by the exons ATG TCGAAGAAAAGAGGTCTTTCATTGGATGAGAAACGAGAGAAAATGCTGCAGATCTTTTATGATTCACAAGATTTCTTCCTC CTCAAGGAACTTGAAAAGTTGGGTCCTAAAAAAGGTGTTATCAGCCAGTCAGTGAAAGATGTCATCCAATCTTTGGTGGACGATGACCTTGTGTTTAAAGACAAGATAGGGacctct GTATACTTTTGGAGCCTGCCAAGTTGTGCTGGGAACCAG CTGAGAAATGTAACTATAAAGCTTGAGACTGATCTCCAGACCAATAAAAAGCGGCATGCTGAACTTGTTGAACAATGCAAGGCTTTGAAAAAGGGACGGGAAGAATCT GATGCACGAGAAGAGGCCTTGCATGAGCTGAAAGCTATTGAACAGAAACACAATGAACTTAAG GAAGAGTTGGCGCAGTATGCAGACAATGATCCCGCTACCCTTGAAGCAATGA AGAAGGCAATTGAAGTTGCCCATTCAGCAGCTAATAGATGGACAG ATAACATCTTCACTTTGAGACAATGGTGTTCCAATAATTTTCCCCAAGCAAAAGAGCAACTTGATCACCTATACAATGAG GTGGGAATAACAGATGACTTCGACTACTTTGAGTTGCCGGCAGTGGTTCCCCTTCCTGTTACTAATGGTGAACTTTAA